The following proteins come from a genomic window of Danaus plexippus chromosome 3 unlocalized genomic scaffold, MEX_DaPlex mxdp_34, whole genome shotgun sequence:
- the LOC116776377 gene encoding uncharacterized protein LOC116776377 isoform X2 — MAFMTMSKKKRYKFGVQCCLEELTEVPFVSAVLFAKVRLQDGGTFQDHSSREEVRNHAVRWNAQFSFVCKMCANANTGVLEPARLRVSVRKECKGGRSYQKLGFCDVNLAELAGAGETVRRCLLEGYDPNRRQDNSVLRIRIKMNMISGDPLFKVPERKQEAAEKTGADSGSESTAPADDDAASSGTSSGFGSLTKKKNYGVTPALSSLPSCELPSPEGEELPPVPVLPPPAPASAAAPVPVPTTISDYPGVVVVTTQPGAGAAGVAGAAGGCVACLQHTHSRNSSNTSGDMSSKASGYGSSVSAASAHSRQSSEGESTGDCRPHHNSVRVERITTTITSSLTVPGVGARQQGRGLAKLLLERSVLSETSDVYLTPDTTLLGHEAEMPQTPVTPDVVPRPEPRSPASEEYRTPDCSGIEDHSFAMPSYFDRKKRAASVIVAAVQPLANFQAFKQKSLNTIPASVERTRKSEELFVNFPFLTPLAHRKGSLASAATRLSGCLEDEFYTIPTEKELAEDGGSFACVDVRQRLRPAAPDEPHALRHSCPAGARNPSSGSLTASASESGSLERARAKMERRPPEEQHVTSCRVENTRVNPDSLIDELLAATDLKHAADDPAETSGLQLYITRDGTAELGSRRRQQLARSDYQRVVLHPHDNR; from the exons GGAGGAGGTGAGGAACCACGCCGTCCGGTGGAACGCTCAGTTCTCGTTCGTGTGTAAGATGTGCGCCAACGCCAACACCGGGGTGTTGGAGCCAGCGAGGCTCAGGGTCTCCGTCAGGAAGGAGTGCAAGG GTGGACGATCCTACCAGAAGCTGGGCTTCTGCGATGTGAACCTGGCGGAGCTGGCGGGCGCCGGGGAGACGGTCCGCCGCTGTCTGCTGGAGGGATACGACCCTAACAGGAGGCAGGACAACTCCGTGCTCAGGATACGAATCAAGATGAACATGATCTCAGGGGACCCGCTCTTTAAAGT ACCTGAGAGGAAACAGGAAGCGGCAGAGAAGACGGGCGCGGACAGCGGGTCGGAGAGCACCGCGCCCGCCGACGACGACGCCGCCTCTTCGGGCACCAGCTCGGGCTTCGGGTCCCTCACCAAGAAGAAGAACTACG GTGTGACGCCAGCACTGTCGTCTCTACCGTCCTGCGAGCTGCCCTCGCCGGAGGGAGAGGAGCTGCCACCTGTACCAGTGCTGCCCCCGCCCGCCCCCGCTTCCGCCGCCGCCCCCGTCCCCGTCCCGACGACCATCAGCGACTACCCCG GAGTGGTGGTAGTGACGACTCAGCCGGGCGCGGGGGCTGCGGGGGTCGCGGGCGCCGCCGGGGGATGTGTCGCCTGTCTGCAGCACACTCACTCGAGGAACTCCTCCAACACCTCGGGGGACATGAGCAGCAAA GCTTCGGGCTACGGCAGCTCGGTGTCGGCGGCGTCCGCACACTCGAGACAGAGCTCCGAGGGGGAGTCGACGGGGGACTGCAGACCCCACCACAACAG TGTACGAGTCGAAAGGATTACTACCACCATCACGAGCTCCCTCACGGTGCCGGGGGTCGGTGCTCGGCAGCAGGGTCGAGGACTCGCCAAGCTACTGCTGGAGAGGAGCGTGCTCAGTGAGACGTCCGATGTGTACCTCACGCCCGACACCACGCTGCTGGGACACGAGGCGGAGATGCCGCAGACTCCGGTGACGCCGGACGTGGTCCCTCGGCCGGAGCCCCGCTCGCCCGCCAGCGAGGAGTACCGCACGCCGGACTGCTCCGGAATAGAGGACCACTCGTTCGCGATGCCGAGTTACTTCGACCGCAAGAAGCGCGCGGCCTCGGTCATCGTCGCCGCCGTGCAGCCGCTGGCCAACTTCCAGGCCTTCAAGCAAAAGTCGCTCAACACGATCCCCGCCTCGGTGGAGAGGACGCGCAAGAGCGAGGAGCTGTTTGTAAACTTTCCCTTCCTGACGCCGCTCGCGCACCGGAAGGGCTCGCTCGCGTCCGCCGCCACCCGTCTCTCGGGCTGCCTCGAGGACGAATTCTACACTATCCCCACGGAGAAGGAGCTCGCCGAGGACGGAGGCTCGTTCGCCTGCGTCGACGTGCGCCAACGCCTGCGGCCCGCGGCCCCGGACGAGCCCCACGCCCTGCGGCACAGCTGCCCCGCCGGCGCCAG GAACCCCTCCTCGGGCTCTCTGACCGCCTCCGCCTCCGAGAGCGGCTCCCTCGAGCGTGCGCGGGCCAAGATGGAGCGGCGGCCGCCTGAGGAGCAG CACGTGACCTCGTGTCGAGTAGAGAACACGCGCGTCAACCCTGACTCGCTCATCGACGAGCTTCTCGCTGCCACCGACCTCAAGCACGCCGCGGACGACCCCGCAGAGA CGTCGGGGCTGCAGCTGTACATCACCAGGGACGGCACGGCCGAGCTCGGCTCCAGGAGGAGGCAGCAGTTGGCCAGGAGCGACTACCAGCGAGTGGTGCTGCATCCTCACGACAACAG GTAG
- the LOC116776377 gene encoding uncharacterized protein LOC116776377 isoform X1: MAFMTMSKKKRYKFGVQCCLEELTEVPFVSAVLFAKVRLQDGGTFQDHSSREEVRNHAVRWNAQFSFVCKMCANANTGVLEPARLRVSVRKECKGGRSYQKLGFCDVNLAELAGAGETVRRCLLEGYDPNRRQDNSVLRIRIKMNMISGDPLFKVPERKQEAAEKTGADSGSESTAPADDDAASSGTSSGFGSLTKKKNYEGVTPALSSLPSCELPSPEGEELPPVPVLPPPAPASAAAPVPVPTTISDYPGVVVVTTQPGAGAAGVAGAAGGCVACLQHTHSRNSSNTSGDMSSKASGYGSSVSAASAHSRQSSEGESTGDCRPHHNSVRVERITTTITSSLTVPGVGARQQGRGLAKLLLERSVLSETSDVYLTPDTTLLGHEAEMPQTPVTPDVVPRPEPRSPASEEYRTPDCSGIEDHSFAMPSYFDRKKRAASVIVAAVQPLANFQAFKQKSLNTIPASVERTRKSEELFVNFPFLTPLAHRKGSLASAATRLSGCLEDEFYTIPTEKELAEDGGSFACVDVRQRLRPAAPDEPHALRHSCPAGARNPSSGSLTASASESGSLERARAKMERRPPEEQHVTSCRVENTRVNPDSLIDELLAATDLKHAADDPAETSGLQLYITRDGTAELGSRRRQQLARSDYQRVVLHPHDNR, from the exons GGAGGAGGTGAGGAACCACGCCGTCCGGTGGAACGCTCAGTTCTCGTTCGTGTGTAAGATGTGCGCCAACGCCAACACCGGGGTGTTGGAGCCAGCGAGGCTCAGGGTCTCCGTCAGGAAGGAGTGCAAGG GTGGACGATCCTACCAGAAGCTGGGCTTCTGCGATGTGAACCTGGCGGAGCTGGCGGGCGCCGGGGAGACGGTCCGCCGCTGTCTGCTGGAGGGATACGACCCTAACAGGAGGCAGGACAACTCCGTGCTCAGGATACGAATCAAGATGAACATGATCTCAGGGGACCCGCTCTTTAAAGT ACCTGAGAGGAAACAGGAAGCGGCAGAGAAGACGGGCGCGGACAGCGGGTCGGAGAGCACCGCGCCCGCCGACGACGACGCCGCCTCTTCGGGCACCAGCTCGGGCTTCGGGTCCCTCACCAAGAAGAAGAACTACG AAGGTGTGACGCCAGCACTGTCGTCTCTACCGTCCTGCGAGCTGCCCTCGCCGGAGGGAGAGGAGCTGCCACCTGTACCAGTGCTGCCCCCGCCCGCCCCCGCTTCCGCCGCCGCCCCCGTCCCCGTCCCGACGACCATCAGCGACTACCCCG GAGTGGTGGTAGTGACGACTCAGCCGGGCGCGGGGGCTGCGGGGGTCGCGGGCGCCGCCGGGGGATGTGTCGCCTGTCTGCAGCACACTCACTCGAGGAACTCCTCCAACACCTCGGGGGACATGAGCAGCAAA GCTTCGGGCTACGGCAGCTCGGTGTCGGCGGCGTCCGCACACTCGAGACAGAGCTCCGAGGGGGAGTCGACGGGGGACTGCAGACCCCACCACAACAG TGTACGAGTCGAAAGGATTACTACCACCATCACGAGCTCCCTCACGGTGCCGGGGGTCGGTGCTCGGCAGCAGGGTCGAGGACTCGCCAAGCTACTGCTGGAGAGGAGCGTGCTCAGTGAGACGTCCGATGTGTACCTCACGCCCGACACCACGCTGCTGGGACACGAGGCGGAGATGCCGCAGACTCCGGTGACGCCGGACGTGGTCCCTCGGCCGGAGCCCCGCTCGCCCGCCAGCGAGGAGTACCGCACGCCGGACTGCTCCGGAATAGAGGACCACTCGTTCGCGATGCCGAGTTACTTCGACCGCAAGAAGCGCGCGGCCTCGGTCATCGTCGCCGCCGTGCAGCCGCTGGCCAACTTCCAGGCCTTCAAGCAAAAGTCGCTCAACACGATCCCCGCCTCGGTGGAGAGGACGCGCAAGAGCGAGGAGCTGTTTGTAAACTTTCCCTTCCTGACGCCGCTCGCGCACCGGAAGGGCTCGCTCGCGTCCGCCGCCACCCGTCTCTCGGGCTGCCTCGAGGACGAATTCTACACTATCCCCACGGAGAAGGAGCTCGCCGAGGACGGAGGCTCGTTCGCCTGCGTCGACGTGCGCCAACGCCTGCGGCCCGCGGCCCCGGACGAGCCCCACGCCCTGCGGCACAGCTGCCCCGCCGGCGCCAG GAACCCCTCCTCGGGCTCTCTGACCGCCTCCGCCTCCGAGAGCGGCTCCCTCGAGCGTGCGCGGGCCAAGATGGAGCGGCGGCCGCCTGAGGAGCAG CACGTGACCTCGTGTCGAGTAGAGAACACGCGCGTCAACCCTGACTCGCTCATCGACGAGCTTCTCGCTGCCACCGACCTCAAGCACGCCGCGGACGACCCCGCAGAGA CGTCGGGGCTGCAGCTGTACATCACCAGGGACGGCACGGCCGAGCTCGGCTCCAGGAGGAGGCAGCAGTTGGCCAGGAGCGACTACCAGCGAGTGGTGCTGCATCCTCACGACAACAG GTAG
- the LOC116776377 gene encoding uncharacterized protein LOC116776377 isoform X4 has translation MCANANTGVLEPARLRVSVRKECKGGRSYQKLGFCDVNLAELAGAGETVRRCLLEGYDPNRRQDNSVLRIRIKMNMISGDPLFKVPERKQEAAEKTGADSGSESTAPADDDAASSGTSSGFGSLTKKKNYEGVTPALSSLPSCELPSPEGEELPPVPVLPPPAPASAAAPVPVPTTISDYPGVVVVTTQPGAGAAGVAGAAGGCVACLQHTHSRNSSNTSGDMSSKASGYGSSVSAASAHSRQSSEGESTGDCRPHHNSVRVERITTTITSSLTVPGVGARQQGRGLAKLLLERSVLSETSDVYLTPDTTLLGHEAEMPQTPVTPDVVPRPEPRSPASEEYRTPDCSGIEDHSFAMPSYFDRKKRAASVIVAAVQPLANFQAFKQKSLNTIPASVERTRKSEELFVNFPFLTPLAHRKGSLASAATRLSGCLEDEFYTIPTEKELAEDGGSFACVDVRQRLRPAAPDEPHALRHSCPAGARNPSSGSLTASASESGSLERARAKMERRPPEEQHVTSCRVENTRVNPDSLIDELLAATDLKHAADDPAETSGLQLYITRDGTAELGSRRRQQLARSDYQRVVLHPHDNR, from the exons ATGTGCGCCAACGCCAACACCGGGGTGTTGGAGCCAGCGAGGCTCAGGGTCTCCGTCAGGAAGGAGTGCAAGG GTGGACGATCCTACCAGAAGCTGGGCTTCTGCGATGTGAACCTGGCGGAGCTGGCGGGCGCCGGGGAGACGGTCCGCCGCTGTCTGCTGGAGGGATACGACCCTAACAGGAGGCAGGACAACTCCGTGCTCAGGATACGAATCAAGATGAACATGATCTCAGGGGACCCGCTCTTTAAAGT ACCTGAGAGGAAACAGGAAGCGGCAGAGAAGACGGGCGCGGACAGCGGGTCGGAGAGCACCGCGCCCGCCGACGACGACGCCGCCTCTTCGGGCACCAGCTCGGGCTTCGGGTCCCTCACCAAGAAGAAGAACTACG AAGGTGTGACGCCAGCACTGTCGTCTCTACCGTCCTGCGAGCTGCCCTCGCCGGAGGGAGAGGAGCTGCCACCTGTACCAGTGCTGCCCCCGCCCGCCCCCGCTTCCGCCGCCGCCCCCGTCCCCGTCCCGACGACCATCAGCGACTACCCCG GAGTGGTGGTAGTGACGACTCAGCCGGGCGCGGGGGCTGCGGGGGTCGCGGGCGCCGCCGGGGGATGTGTCGCCTGTCTGCAGCACACTCACTCGAGGAACTCCTCCAACACCTCGGGGGACATGAGCAGCAAA GCTTCGGGCTACGGCAGCTCGGTGTCGGCGGCGTCCGCACACTCGAGACAGAGCTCCGAGGGGGAGTCGACGGGGGACTGCAGACCCCACCACAACAG TGTACGAGTCGAAAGGATTACTACCACCATCACGAGCTCCCTCACGGTGCCGGGGGTCGGTGCTCGGCAGCAGGGTCGAGGACTCGCCAAGCTACTGCTGGAGAGGAGCGTGCTCAGTGAGACGTCCGATGTGTACCTCACGCCCGACACCACGCTGCTGGGACACGAGGCGGAGATGCCGCAGACTCCGGTGACGCCGGACGTGGTCCCTCGGCCGGAGCCCCGCTCGCCCGCCAGCGAGGAGTACCGCACGCCGGACTGCTCCGGAATAGAGGACCACTCGTTCGCGATGCCGAGTTACTTCGACCGCAAGAAGCGCGCGGCCTCGGTCATCGTCGCCGCCGTGCAGCCGCTGGCCAACTTCCAGGCCTTCAAGCAAAAGTCGCTCAACACGATCCCCGCCTCGGTGGAGAGGACGCGCAAGAGCGAGGAGCTGTTTGTAAACTTTCCCTTCCTGACGCCGCTCGCGCACCGGAAGGGCTCGCTCGCGTCCGCCGCCACCCGTCTCTCGGGCTGCCTCGAGGACGAATTCTACACTATCCCCACGGAGAAGGAGCTCGCCGAGGACGGAGGCTCGTTCGCCTGCGTCGACGTGCGCCAACGCCTGCGGCCCGCGGCCCCGGACGAGCCCCACGCCCTGCGGCACAGCTGCCCCGCCGGCGCCAG GAACCCCTCCTCGGGCTCTCTGACCGCCTCCGCCTCCGAGAGCGGCTCCCTCGAGCGTGCGCGGGCCAAGATGGAGCGGCGGCCGCCTGAGGAGCAG CACGTGACCTCGTGTCGAGTAGAGAACACGCGCGTCAACCCTGACTCGCTCATCGACGAGCTTCTCGCTGCCACCGACCTCAAGCACGCCGCGGACGACCCCGCAGAGA CGTCGGGGCTGCAGCTGTACATCACCAGGGACGGCACGGCCGAGCTCGGCTCCAGGAGGAGGCAGCAGTTGGCCAGGAGCGACTACCAGCGAGTGGTGCTGCATCCTCACGACAACAG GTAG
- the LOC116776377 gene encoding uncharacterized protein LOC116776377 isoform X3: MEEVRNHAVRWNAQFSFVCKMCANANTGVLEPARLRVSVRKECKGGRSYQKLGFCDVNLAELAGAGETVRRCLLEGYDPNRRQDNSVLRIRIKMNMISGDPLFKVPERKQEAAEKTGADSGSESTAPADDDAASSGTSSGFGSLTKKKNYEGVTPALSSLPSCELPSPEGEELPPVPVLPPPAPASAAAPVPVPTTISDYPGVVVVTTQPGAGAAGVAGAAGGCVACLQHTHSRNSSNTSGDMSSKASGYGSSVSAASAHSRQSSEGESTGDCRPHHNSVRVERITTTITSSLTVPGVGARQQGRGLAKLLLERSVLSETSDVYLTPDTTLLGHEAEMPQTPVTPDVVPRPEPRSPASEEYRTPDCSGIEDHSFAMPSYFDRKKRAASVIVAAVQPLANFQAFKQKSLNTIPASVERTRKSEELFVNFPFLTPLAHRKGSLASAATRLSGCLEDEFYTIPTEKELAEDGGSFACVDVRQRLRPAAPDEPHALRHSCPAGARNPSSGSLTASASESGSLERARAKMERRPPEEQHVTSCRVENTRVNPDSLIDELLAATDLKHAADDPAETSGLQLYITRDGTAELGSRRRQQLARSDYQRVVLHPHDNR; encoded by the exons at GGAGGAGGTGAGGAACCACGCCGTCCGGTGGAACGCTCAGTTCTCGTTCGTGTGTAAGATGTGCGCCAACGCCAACACCGGGGTGTTGGAGCCAGCGAGGCTCAGGGTCTCCGTCAGGAAGGAGTGCAAGG GTGGACGATCCTACCAGAAGCTGGGCTTCTGCGATGTGAACCTGGCGGAGCTGGCGGGCGCCGGGGAGACGGTCCGCCGCTGTCTGCTGGAGGGATACGACCCTAACAGGAGGCAGGACAACTCCGTGCTCAGGATACGAATCAAGATGAACATGATCTCAGGGGACCCGCTCTTTAAAGT ACCTGAGAGGAAACAGGAAGCGGCAGAGAAGACGGGCGCGGACAGCGGGTCGGAGAGCACCGCGCCCGCCGACGACGACGCCGCCTCTTCGGGCACCAGCTCGGGCTTCGGGTCCCTCACCAAGAAGAAGAACTACG AAGGTGTGACGCCAGCACTGTCGTCTCTACCGTCCTGCGAGCTGCCCTCGCCGGAGGGAGAGGAGCTGCCACCTGTACCAGTGCTGCCCCCGCCCGCCCCCGCTTCCGCCGCCGCCCCCGTCCCCGTCCCGACGACCATCAGCGACTACCCCG GAGTGGTGGTAGTGACGACTCAGCCGGGCGCGGGGGCTGCGGGGGTCGCGGGCGCCGCCGGGGGATGTGTCGCCTGTCTGCAGCACACTCACTCGAGGAACTCCTCCAACACCTCGGGGGACATGAGCAGCAAA GCTTCGGGCTACGGCAGCTCGGTGTCGGCGGCGTCCGCACACTCGAGACAGAGCTCCGAGGGGGAGTCGACGGGGGACTGCAGACCCCACCACAACAG TGTACGAGTCGAAAGGATTACTACCACCATCACGAGCTCCCTCACGGTGCCGGGGGTCGGTGCTCGGCAGCAGGGTCGAGGACTCGCCAAGCTACTGCTGGAGAGGAGCGTGCTCAGTGAGACGTCCGATGTGTACCTCACGCCCGACACCACGCTGCTGGGACACGAGGCGGAGATGCCGCAGACTCCGGTGACGCCGGACGTGGTCCCTCGGCCGGAGCCCCGCTCGCCCGCCAGCGAGGAGTACCGCACGCCGGACTGCTCCGGAATAGAGGACCACTCGTTCGCGATGCCGAGTTACTTCGACCGCAAGAAGCGCGCGGCCTCGGTCATCGTCGCCGCCGTGCAGCCGCTGGCCAACTTCCAGGCCTTCAAGCAAAAGTCGCTCAACACGATCCCCGCCTCGGTGGAGAGGACGCGCAAGAGCGAGGAGCTGTTTGTAAACTTTCCCTTCCTGACGCCGCTCGCGCACCGGAAGGGCTCGCTCGCGTCCGCCGCCACCCGTCTCTCGGGCTGCCTCGAGGACGAATTCTACACTATCCCCACGGAGAAGGAGCTCGCCGAGGACGGAGGCTCGTTCGCCTGCGTCGACGTGCGCCAACGCCTGCGGCCCGCGGCCCCGGACGAGCCCCACGCCCTGCGGCACAGCTGCCCCGCCGGCGCCAG GAACCCCTCCTCGGGCTCTCTGACCGCCTCCGCCTCCGAGAGCGGCTCCCTCGAGCGTGCGCGGGCCAAGATGGAGCGGCGGCCGCCTGAGGAGCAG CACGTGACCTCGTGTCGAGTAGAGAACACGCGCGTCAACCCTGACTCGCTCATCGACGAGCTTCTCGCTGCCACCGACCTCAAGCACGCCGCGGACGACCCCGCAGAGA CGTCGGGGCTGCAGCTGTACATCACCAGGGACGGCACGGCCGAGCTCGGCTCCAGGAGGAGGCAGCAGTTGGCCAGGAGCGACTACCAGCGAGTGGTGCTGCATCCTCACGACAACAG GTAG